A segment of the Acidimicrobiales bacterium genome:
GTCCACCTCGGCGCGCTCTCGCGCCTCGATGGCCTCGAGGGCGTCGTCGTTCACGCCGGACAGGGCGAGGACCTCGCGGTTCAGGACGCGGATCCCGTCCTCGCCCACGGCGCCCATGGCCAGCTCGGGCTGGTAGGGCACACCGAGCTTGCGCACCACGATCACGTCGAGTGGTGCGTCGATCGCCACGGCGACCTCGTCGGCCACGGGGACCCCTCCCCGGGGCAGCCCCACCACGACGGCGCCGGAGCCCCGCAGGTGCCCGAGTGCCGCCCCCAGCCGCCGGCCGGCGTCGACGCGATCCGAGAAGACCATCGTCACGCCTCCTTCTTCGCGTAGCCCTCCGCCATGCGCAGGGCGAGCGCTCCAAGTCCACCGTCCGCGCCACGAGGCCCGCCGTCAAGGGTGCCCCCGGTTTCGTTGGACGTCCTCGTGCGTCTGCACGGGGTGAGCGTCCAGCAACCCGGGGGGGCCGGGGGGAGCTCAGCGGTTCTCGGCGCGCTGCTTGAGCATGGCGAACTGGCGGGTCTGCATCACCCAGTGCGACGGCTCCAGGACCACCGCGCTCAGGGCCGGTCGCAGCCACGGCGGGCGCAGCGCCCAGTGGCCGCTCACCACCAGGCGGGTGCGGTCGCCGGGGAGCGGCTCGAGGAGGAATCCCCACGTGGAGTCCGTGAAGGCCCGCGGGGGCGGGCCGGTGGGATCGAACGGCGCCCCCCGCAGGTCGAGCGACATCCGCAGACAGAGGAAGCGCTCGGGCTCGATCGCCGCCACCTCCCACCACTCGCTGCCGTCCGGCTTGGCCGTGAAGTGGTCGCCCACGGCGATCTGCTGCCACTCCGGGTGGATGCGCTCGGTGCTGCGCCGGCCGAAGTTGTCGAGGCGGTCCCAGCTGTACCAGCCACCCCGGTCGACGCCCATCTGCACGAGCCACGGCCACACGGCGGACGGGGGGGCGTCGATCGTCACGGCCATGGTCGGGCTGCGGACGCCGTCGGGGATCAGATCGGCACCGGGGAACGGCCGGCGTACCTCCTCGTCCGTGGCCCCCCAGCGCACGAGCCGGGGACGGACCGCGACCAGGTAGGCGGCCACCAGGCCGACGAGGGCGGCGAGCCAACGACGCACGATGCCCCACGCGTACCGCGGCGGGTGTCGGTGGCGCAACCCGCCGCCGCTGCGGTCCGCCTGACTTTGGCCGGATGGGGCAGATCGTGGTTTGCTTGACGACTTGCGTCGCATCCGGCGACGCGGGAACCGCTGTTGCACGAGGGGGTGCCGGGATGGCGACGAGATCCGGCCGGATGGGCAGGAGCCTGGGCAGGACGGCGCTGGCGCTCGGCCTCGTGGGCGCGGTGACGCTCGCTGCCTGCACCTCCAACGACGACGAGGAGGCGACGGCCGACACCGGAGCGGCGACGTCGTCCACCGCCGCCGACGGCGTCGAGAGCACCCCGGCCAGCCCGGCCGCCGACCGGGCGTACTACGTCCTGCCGCCCGGGAACTACGGCGGCCTGCCCACCACCGAGAACTCCCTCGACCAGCTGCCGCTGTACGACGGGCTGACCCCCCTTCGGGGCGATGTCACCGACGCCGACATCGAGCAGCTGTTCCTCCCGCAGGACTTCGAGCCCGTCGGTGAGACGCGCGAGGAGCCCACGGGCCGGCCGGGAACCACGATCGTGTACGACGAGTACGGCGTCGCCCACGTCACCGGGGAGACCCGTGAAGACCTCGCGTTCGGCGCCGGCTGGGTGACCGCCCGCGACCGGGCCCTGCTGCTCCAGCTGGGGCGGGGGCCGGCGCGCGCCGCCGTCGCCGACGTCCCCGGCATCGACGCCTTCGAGCTGCTGCTCACCGGTCAGGACTACGTGCCGAGCGCGCAGGCCGAGCAGCTCGTGACCGACCAGGTCGACCTGATCGTGGAGACCTATGGCGAGGAGGGGAACGAGATCGTCGCCGACGCGCAGGCCTACGCCGACGGGGTGAACGCGTACTGGCAGGCCAACGGGGTCGACGAGGAGCCGGTGACGGTCAACGACGTGGTGGCGGTCACGGCGTTCATCGGCTCGATCTTCGGCGCCGGCGGCGGGGCCGAGGCCCAGAACGCCGAGTTCCTGTCGGCCCTGCAGAACGGGCTCGGTGCGGAGCGTGGGCGGCAGGCCTGGGAGGACGTCATGCTGTTCGGTGACCCCGAGGCGCCCACGACCATCACCGAGACCTTCGAGTACGGCCCGCTGACCGGTGGCGAGGTGACCGGCTCGGTGGTGATCGACGCAGGCTCGATCGAGTCGCTCGACGTGCTCGCCGCCGCCCCGGCCGAATCGGCACCCGCGGAGGGCGGCGAGCAGGCCGCCCTCTACCCGGCGGCCGACCCCGTGCCCCGGCGCGAGGCGTCGAACTGGCTCCTCGCCGAGCCCGAGCAGTCGGAGAACGGCACCAGCCTCGCGGTGATGGGCCCGCAGCTCGGCTACTACTACCCGGAGATCGTCCAGCAGATCCACCTCAGCGGTCCCGGGATCGAGGCCCAGGGCGCCGCCGTGCCCGGCCTGGCCATGTACCTCCTGATCGGCCGTACCGAGGACTACGCCTGGAGCCTCACGTCCGCGAGCAACGACGTGCGCGACGTGTTCGCCGAGATCCTCTGCAATCCTGACGGCTCCCCCGCCACCCGGGAGTCCCAGCACTACGAGTTCGAAGGCGAGTGCCTGCCCTTCGAGCAGTTCGACGCCGGCGCGCTGGGCGGGGTGCCGATCAGGTACCCGACAACCGTGCACGGGCCGGTGATCGGAACGGCGACGTCGGAGGGCCGCCCCGTCGCCCTTGCCCGCCAGCGCTCCACGTTCGGCCGAGACGGCCTGAACCTCGCTGCGCTGAAGGACATGACGGAGGGCGACGCCACCACTCCGGAGGAGTTCTACGAGATCGCCGACAACTTCGGCTTCACGTTCAACTGGGGATACGCCAATCGCGACGGCGTCGCCACGTTCGTCTCCGGTCTGCTCCCCGAGCGGGCCGAGGGCCTCGACCGGCGTCTGCCGACACTCGGTACCGGCGAGTACGAGTGGCAGGGCTTCCTCGACGTGGAGGAGCACCCGCACGCCGACGGCCACCCCAGTGGCCGGCTGCTCAACTGGAACAACCAGGCTGCGCCCGGGTTCATGCACGGCGACGACAACCCCTACGGCTCGGTCCACCGCGTCGAGCTGTTCGACCAGTGGCCCGAACCGGTCGACCTCGCCGGCGTGGTGTCGGTGATGAACCGGGCCGCCACCGAGGACACCCACGCCACGGTGTGGCCGGTGGTGAGCGAGGTGCTCTCCGGCGGCGAGGCGCCGAGCCCGCTCGCCGCCGATGTGGTCGCCCTGCTCGACGACTGGGTGGCCGAGGACGCCCCGCGGCTCGACGCCGACGAGGACGGGCTCTACGACAGCGCCGGACCCACGGTGATGGGTGCGGTCTGGGAGCCGCTCGCCGTGGCCGTGATGACGCCGGTGTTCGGTGACCTCGTCGTCGAGCTCGACGAGATCCGAAGCCTCGGGGGCGACGACGGCGCCAGCCTCGTCGACAAGGACCTCCGGACCCTGCTCGGCCAGGACGTGGACGGGGAGTTCAACCTGACTTACTGCGGGAACGGCGACCTCGAGGCGTGCCAGGAGTCGCTGTGGGCCGTGGTCGACCAGGTCGCACAGCAGCTCGCCGCCGAGCGCGGTCCCGACCCGACCACGTGGCTCGACGAGGCCGACCGCACGAGCTTCGTGCCGGGCCTGATCCCCGAGACGTTCCGCACCACCAACCGGCCCACCTACCAGCAGCTGCTGGAGTTCGCGCCGGCCGACGGGTAGGGCACGGTGGGCGGACCGTCCCACTGGCCGACGCGGCTGACGCCTTCCGGCTCTCCGCGGCCGGCGAGGTTCGGGGCAAGCTCGTGATCACCTGCACCTGACGGCGCACGCTCGACGGGTGGGCCGCCGTGGCCCCTGGCGCCGGCGGGTACCCTGCGCCCGTGGTGCAGGTCTACGCCCTCGGGTCGAGCCGGAAGCTCGAGGCCGAGGTGGCGGCGGCGCTGGGCACCGAGCCGGGTGGCTACGACGAGGCCTGCTTCGACGACGGCGAGCGGCGGATCCGCCCGCACGCCAGTGCACGCGGCGACGACCTCGTGGTGCTCGCCAGCGTCGCCGGGGGAGCGGACCTGAGCGTGCACGACGAGCTGTGTCGGCTCCTGTTCCTGGTCGGGACGCTCCGCGACGACGGGGCGGCGTCCCTCACGGTGGTGGCGCCCTACCTCGGCTACTCCCGCCAGGACCGCAAGGTGGTTCCCCGCGATCCGGTCAGCTCCCGGTACGTCGCCGAGCTGCTCTGCGCCATGGGGACCGATGCGGTGGTGACCGTGGACGTGCACGATGCCGCCGCGTTCGACAACGCCCATCCCCGCTCCCTCAACCTGCTCCCGGCCGAGCTCATGTGCGACGCGTTGCTCCCCGCTCTGGACGGCGCCCGGTGCGTGGTGGTGGCGCCGGACGCCGGCGCGATGCACCGGGCCGAGCGGGTGCGTCGGGCCCTGGCGGAGCGCACCGGTGGCGAGGTCGCGGGCGCGGTCGTCGAGAAGCACCGCACCGATCGCGTCGTCTCGGACGGTGTCGTCGTCGGCGACGTGGCCGGTGCCACCGCCGTGATCGTCGACGACATGGTCGCCAGCGGGACGACGCTGGTTCGGGCGGCGGCAGCCTGCCGGCGGGAGGGTGCCGCCGGGGTCGTGGCTGCGATCACCCACGGCCTGTTCACGCGGGGCGCTCCTGACGCGCTGGCCGATCCCGTGATCGACCGGATCGTGGTGACCGACACGATCTGGCCGACCCGGCTCGGGACCGGACCGGCTGCCGCCAAGCTGGAGGTGGTGTCGGTCGCCCCACTCCTCGCCGGGGCCGTCGTGTCGCTCGGCCTCGGCCGAGCGCCACGATCCGGTGCTCCCGGTGACGCTCCTCGGTCGGCGAGGGTTCCGGCGTAGACCTGCAGCCACTGGTCGACGGCGAAGCAGCCGAACAGGACGAACAGCGGGGTGGAGGGCTGGTCGAGCACAGCGCTCGGTGTTCCCTGGCCCCGAAGCAGGTGCGCTGCCACTGCGCCACGCCCCGGTGGCGCCGATGCTACGTCGTCGTCGCGAAGAACTCGACCGGGATCCCGTCGGGGTCCCGGCACACCAGCACGTGGCCGGTCGGGGCGTCGACGACGCCCTCGTGCTCGATGCCGGCGGACTCCAGGTGCCTGGCCCAGGCCTCGACGGCGCCCCGGTCGGGGCAGTGGATCGACAGGTGGTCGAGCCCGACACGAGTGTGGTCGAAGCGGTCACCAGCGGGTGTGGTGTCGTGGCGGGTGAGCCCGATCACCAGCCCGGCTCGCGAGCGGAGGAGCACCCGCTTCCAGCCCGGCGCCTCCCGGTCGGCGGCGTGCTCCAGCCCGAGGGCGCGCCGGTACCACTCCACGCTGCGGTCCAGGTCGGTGACGCTCAGCGTGAGGTGATGGAGCGGTGCAGCGATCGGCATGACCGGAGTATCGCAGTCGTCGGGGGTGCGGGCTCAGCCTGCCCGATCGTCGCCGCAGCTCGACGGGTGAGCCCGGGCTCCGGGGTGGCCGTCCAGCGGGCACGAACCCGCCGCCCGGCCCCCTGTACGCCTCCCGGCGAGGGGTCCACCATGAGGACGGATGAGATGTCGAAGGAAGGGGGTCGCACCATGCTTCGACACGACCGTCATCGACTCCTCCCCCGCGTGCTCGGCGCCCTGGCGCTGGTCACCGCCGTGGTCGCCATGCCCGAGCCGGCCGACGCGGCGGTCCGGGTCGGCGGGATCGACCGCTACGAGACCGCAGCGCTGATCTCGGGCCAGTTCTCGCCGGTCGGGCTGCCCGTGTTCGTCGCGTCCGGCGAGAACTACCCCGACGCCATCGCGGCCGGATGGGTGAGCGGCGCCTCGGGCGCTCCGGTGCTGCTGGTGCGCCGAGACTCCATCCCGCCCGTGACGCGGACCGAGCTGGCCCGTCTCGCCCCGCCCGAGATCTACGTCCTGGGCGGGTCCGACGTGGTGAGCGACGCCGTCTTCGGCGAGCTGGGGGCGACGGGCGCAGCGGTGGTCCGGCTCGCCGGGATCGACCGCTACGGGACGTCCGCCGCAGTGGTGAGCCGCTTCGCCGGGCCTCCGGGGTTCCTGCCCGCCGTGTTCGTCGCCAGCGGTGAGGACTTCGCCGACGCCATGGTGGCCGGCGCCGCCGGCGGCGTCTACCGCTGGCCGCTCCTGCTGGTCCGGCCCAGCGGACCGCTGCCGCTCACCGTGGTGACCGAGCTGCAGAACCTGTCGGCGGCCGGGTACACGAACATCGTCATCGTCGGCTCGCCGGCCGACGTGTCGCCGGGGGTGGAGGCTGCGCTGGGCAGCATCGCCGGTGCGCCCTTCGCCGTCTCCCGGCTCCCGGGCGCCGACGCGTACCAGCGGTCGGTGAACATCTGGGCGCTCCTGGCGCCGCCCGTCGACGTGGTGGTCACGACGGGGACGAACTGGCCCGACGGGCTCGCCGGGTCGCTGTTCGTCGGCCGAGCCCAGGCTGCCGGCATCACGCCGCACCCGAACGTGCTCGTGCTGACCCGACCCGAGTGCATCCCCGCCTACGTGGCGGCCGCGATCGCGGGATCGGGGGCCAGCCGCATCACGATCCTCGGCACGGACGACGCGGTGTCGCTCGACGTGGAGGCCGGGGTGACCTGCTGATCGTCGCCGATGACCACACCTCATCCGCCGCGGGCCGCCCCTGCCGACAGCGCGTGGGCGATCGTCGACGCCCACAACCTGGCGATCACTCGGCGGGGCAGCCCGTGGGTCGTTCGGAGCAGCTCGTACGACTCGAACGACGCCACCGTGTCGACGAGCGCGGCAGCGTCCCGCTGCTCGGTGCGGGACATGCGGGCGAGCTCGGCAGCGAACACCTCGCGGACCTGGGTGAGCCACCGACGCCGAGCCTCGGCGAGGGACTCGGCGATGATCGGGTGATCCACGGCTCGCGCCCTGCCCATGCGCGCGGGGCCCGCGATGGCGTCGTACACGTCGAGCCGCCCTCGGGCGAACGCCTCGGTGCGCTGCTCGAGCGGCATCTCGCCCAGGCCCTCGATCCGCAGCATCGGGAGCACCTGCTCGACCTTGCGCTCGAAGGCGAGGCGGTGCAGCTCGTCGAGGTTCTCGACGTAGCGGAAGACCGAGGCCGTCGACACGCCCGACCGCTTCGCCACCTCGTCGACGGACAGGCGCACGTGGCCCTCGTCGAGGAGCTCGAGCACCGCGTCGATCACCGCGACGCGACCCCGCTCCCGCCGGGCGGTCCGTCCGTCGACCTGCCTCGGCATCCCCGCGTCCTGCGCGAGCGCCGTGTTCGGGACGTGTTGTGAGAGCATGACTTGCAGAATAGAGTGCTGGCACCACCTGGCACCTGCCACGAGGTCCCGCTGCCGGGCTCGCTCGCCACGCCGCTGCGCTCGCCGACCCACCACCCTTCCGACAGCCGATCCGAGGAGCACCCGTTGGACGTCCTCCGTACCCCTGACGATCGGTTCGCCGATCTTCCCGACTTCGATTTCGAGCCGCACTACGCCCAGATCGCCGACGGCGACGGGGGCTCGCTGCGGGTCCACTACCTCGACGAGGGACCGGCCGACGCGTCAGCGGTGCTGCTCCTGCACGGCGAGCCGTCGTGGTGCTTCCTCTACCGGCGCATGATCCCGGTGCTCATCGATGCCGGGCACCGGGTCGTCGCCCCCGACCTCGTCGGGTTCGGCCGCAGCGACAAGCCGACCGAGATGTCCGACTACAGCTACGCCCGCCACGTGGCCTGGATGTCCGAGCTGGTCTTCGACCACCTCGATCTGCGCGACCTCACCTTCTTCGGCCAGGACTGGGGTGGGCTCGTCGGTCTGCGCCTCGTCGCCGCCCAGCCCGAGCGCTGCGCCAGGGTGGTCGTGGGCAACACCGGGCTGCCGGACGGCTCGATGCGCCCGTCGGAGGCGTTCCTGACGTGGCAGAGGTTCTCCCAGGAGTCGCCGGCGTTCCCCATCGGCCAGATCGTGAAGGGCGGCTGCACCACCGACCTGTCGGACGAGATCGTCGCCGCCTACGACGCCCCGTTCCCCGACGACGCCTACAAGGCCGGCGCCCGGATCTTCCCCTCGCTGGTGCCGACCTCACCTGCCGACCCGGCCGCGGCCGACAACCGGGCCGCGTGGGAGGTGCTCGGGCGGTTCGACAGGCCGTTCCTGTGTGCCTTCAGCGACCAGGACCCGGTGACCGGCGGCGGCGACAGGCCCTTCGGCGAGCGGGTGCCCGGCGCGCAGGGGCAGCCCCACACCACCATCGCCGGGGGCGGCCACTTCCTCCAGGAGGACCGGGGACCCGAGCTGGCACGGGTCATCGTCGATTTCATGGAAGCGACGTGGTGAGCGGGCGCACCGCCACGAGCACCGTCCGCTACGGCGAGATCGGCCGCGACTACGCCATGCGTCTGGCCGCCACCCCGCCCGACGAGGACGGCCCGGTGTGGATGGTCAACCTGATGAAGTACCGCCCGCGGGCCGAGTACGCCGACGGCCGAAGCTCCGACCTGAGCGGCCGTGAGGCCGACGACCTCTACGCGCCCACCGGTCCCCTCGCAGCGGTCGGCGCCGAGGTCGTGTTCGTCGCCGACGTCGACACCCAGCTCCTCGGCCAGCCCACCTGGGACCGCATCGGCGTGGTGAAGTACCCCACCCGAAGAGCGTTCATCGACATGCAGTCGCGGCCCGACTTCGTCGAGAAGCACGCCCACAAGGACGCAGGCATGGAGCAGACGATCGTGATCGGCTGCCAGCCGCTCCCCTTCCCCGAGCCGTCCGGACGCACCGTGCAGCCGGAGTGGACCGACGTGCCTCACCCGCCCACCGACGACGATGGCCCGGTGGTGGTGGTGCACGTGATCCGCTTCCAGGAGACCGACGGCGTCACCCTGCACGGCTACGACCACGGTGATGGCGACCACATGGCCGCCTACCAGCGGGAGGCGGAGAAGGTCGCCGTTCCCCACGGGGTGCGGATCGCCGGGTGGCTCGCAGCCGAGGGCACCATCGTCGGCGACGGCCGCCAGTGGGATCAGGTGCGCTTCAACGCCTTCCCCAGCAGGCGGGCGTTCATGGCCGTGGCCCTCGACCCCGAGCGGCTCGAGGCCCAGGCCGAGCACCGCGAGACCGCCATCGCCGACACCTTCGCAATCATCACCCGGCCGGTCATCGACACCCTGACCCGATCGATCGAGCAGGAGGACGGCCGGGCCTGACCGGCACCCTCACGAGGACGGACGTCACGGCGACGTGCCCCCAGCCTCGGCCCGCTGGCCGATGCCGCGCAGCATGAGGCGCATCATGATGAAGTCACCCGGGCCGAACAGAACGCGGTAGAGCCGCGAGAGCAGGTTGCGGCCGAACGAGGCCCGCAACCGGCAGACGAGCCGCGTCGCAGCCTGATCGATCGGCTCGAGGGTCATCGCACAGCTCACCGTCATCCGAACCGGCCTGGTCGGGTCGACGGCGATGTGCAGCACCATCGATCGAGGCTCGTCCACGGCCACGACGGTGAACCCCTCGCCGCTCGGGTCGGTCGGCATGACGTCGCCGACGGCGAGGTGCTGCAGCTCCGGGACGAGGCGCGTCGCGCTCGGTGCGCCCTGGTTGTCGATCCGGTCGAGGGCGTAGAAGCCCGCCCGGCCGGTGCCCATCTGGACGATCCACGGCCAGACGCGCTCGGGCGGGGCGGCGATCGTGATCGCCCGGGTCGCCTGGATCTCGGCGAGGGCGACGAGATCGTCGCCGGGCATGCTCCGGTCGGCCTCGGCGTCGGTGGCTCCCCACCGGAGGTGCCAGGGGCGCACGACCCTGGCGTAGAGCCAGGCCCCGAGCACCCCGGCTCCGGCCAGCGACCACGGCAGCGCACGACGCACGACCCAGGGTCGCACCCCCGGCCCGGACCCTGCCAGCGCCCCAGCCGCGCCGTGGGCGCAGCGGCCCTTCCGCACCGTCTCGTGGCGTCGCATCATGAGAAGGGAGGAAAGGAGGTGTGCGATGGCACTGGTGCGACGTCCCATCTGGCCTGCCCCGATCGGTCGGCGGATGCTCGAGTGGCCCGAGCGGCTGTTCGACTTCCCCGAGTGGTTCGAGGAGGAGGCGATCAAGGTCGAGGAGTCCGTGGAGGGCGGCAAGCTGGTCGTGAAGGCCGAGCTGCCCGGCGTCGACCCCGACAAGGACATCGAGCTGACGGTGTCCGACGACGTGCTGACGATCCGGGCCGAGCGCCGTCGCGAGGAGGAGGTCGAGGAGAAGGGCCGGTTCCGCAGCGAGTTCCGCTACGGGTCGTTCACCCGCGTGGTGCCGCTGCCCGCCGGCGCGACGGCGACCGATGTCGAGGCCTCGTACGCCGACGGCATCCTCACCGTGAAGGTGCCCGTCGACCGCGGCAGGGCCGAGGCCGTGAAGGTGCCGATCCAGCGAGGCTGACGCTGCGGCAGGGCCGCGGCGCGCGCTCGGCTCAGCAGCTGGTGGGGGCCGGCTCCCCGGCGAGGCGGTCGCTCAGGTACTGCTCGATCTCGGGCAGCCCAGGGGACGACGCGGCCGGGTGCCAGGGCCGAAGGTCCCCCCCGCCGTCAGCGGTCGGGCCCGGGCCGTTCCAGCACGGTCAGCACGGCCGGCAGCAGCGGCACACCGGGCCGGCGGCGCACGGTGGTCTGGCGGACCACGGCCAGCCCCGCCTGCCCGGCCAGGGCCCGCACCTGCGGGGCCGTCGGCCATCGGAAGGGCTGGCCGGCCAGGCTGCTCCAGCGGTGGACGAGCTGGCTGACCGGCACGCACCGTGCGTTCACCAGCGCGAGCAGCACGCGGCCACCGGGTGCGGTGACCCTGGCCAGCTCGCGCAGCGCAGCGCCCTGGTCGGGGTACCAGTGGAACGACTCCGTGCACACCACGGCGTGCACGGCTCCCGAGGCCACCGGCAGGGCGAGGGCGTCGCCCTGCACCCAGGCCACCCCCGGACGGGCGCGGGGTGCGGCCCGTTGCAGCATCCCTCGCGAGAAGTCGCAGCCGATCGCCACGGCTCCCAGCTCGTCGGCGACCCGACGGGTGAGCAGCCCCGTGCCGCAGCCGACGTCGAGCACGCGTGCCGGCGCCCCCTCCCGGAGGGCGCGGAGGACGGCGTCCTGCACCGGCCGGTACACGATGGCCTGTGCGAGCGGGTCGTCGTAGGTGCGCGACCAGAGGTCGAACAGCCTCCGGCCGGCTCCCGGGGGCGGCATCAGCCCGCCTCGCCGACCGTCAGGGGGTCGGCTCGCAGATGACGATCGGGATCTCCCGGGGCGCGCGGCACTGGTACCCCTCGTAGCCCTTGTACGTGCTGACGACCCTCGGCCACAGCACCGCCCGCTCCTCGGGGCCGGCCGTCCGGGCCCCCATGCGCTGGACGTCGGCGCCTCGCTGCACGGTGACCTCGGGGTGGGCGACCAGGTTGAGGTACCAGTCGGGGTGCCTCGGTGCGCCGCCGTTCGACGCCACGAGCACCACCCGGTCGTCGTCGATCGTGGCCGTGAGCGGCGTGGTGCGCGCCTGTCCGGTCCGCCGCCCGGTGGTGGTGAGCAGGACGTTCTCGATCGAACCGATGCGCCGGCCGATCCTGCCCCCGGTCGTCCGGTACACCCACACGTGGAACCCCGTGAACAGCTTCTGCCCCGTGCGAGCGATGCCCACGGGGCCGAGGGTAGTGCCGGCCCCCTCGCGGCGCCTGGCCCTCGGGGTCAGGGCTCGTCACCCGGGTCCGGGTCCGGGTCCGGGTCCGAGGAGAGCGGCACGACGAGCACCGGTCGTTCGGTGAACTCGAGGACGTGCTCGACGACGCTGCCGACGTACGGCGATGCCGGACCGCGCCGATCGCCCCTCCCCATGACGATCACGGCCGCGTCCCAGGCCAGCGCCTCGTCGAGGATGCAGCGGAACGCCTCGCCGACGCGCTGCACGGCGTGGACCTCCACGCCCGCCTCGACGGCCTGGCGCACCACGTACGCCAGCATGGAGGCGCCCGCCTCGGTGAGGCGCTCCTCCGCGCCGCCGTCGGGGCGGATCTCGTCGATGGCGTCCGCCAGGGCCCCGTCCCGCACCACGTTCACGACACGAACCGTCGCGCCCCAGCCTGCAGCCAGCGCGAGCGCCACCCGGGTGGCGGCCAGCGCCGCGGGCGAGTCGTCGACGGCGAGGAGCAGCCGCTCCACCATCACGAGCCTCCTTCGATCTCGCCGGCGGCCGCGGCCCAGCGGACGCGGACCACCTCTTCCCGCTCGGCCTCGTCGAGCCGCAGGTCGAGCGCCTGCAGCGCCTCGTCCAGCCGGGGCACCCAGCGGTCGCGAACCGCCCGCAGGCGCCGGGTGGTCGCCGTCAGCTCGGCGGCCACGCGGGCGTGGGCGTCGGCCGCGGCCGCGTGCTGCACGGCGGCGTCGAGTGCGATCCGGTAGGCGTCGGCCGCCAGCGCGAGGGCCGACGGCCCGCCCAGGGCGGTTGGCGCCGGGAGCCGG
Coding sequences within it:
- a CDS encoding nitroreductase family deazaflavin-dependent oxidoreductase, coding for MGIARTGQKLFTGFHVWVYRTTGGRIGRRIGSIENVLLTTTGRRTGQARTTPLTATIDDDRVVLVASNGGAPRHPDWYLNLVAHPEVTVQRGADVQRMGARTAGPEERAVLWPRVVSTYKGYEGYQCRAPREIPIVICEPTP
- a CDS encoding universal stress protein; its protein translation is MVERLLLAVDDSPAALAATRVALALAAGWGATVRVVNVVRDGALADAIDEIRPDGGAEERLTEAGASMLAYVVRQAVEAGVEVHAVQRVGEAFRCILDEALAWDAAVIVMGRGDRRGPASPYVGSVVEHVLEFTERPVLVVPLSSDPDPDPDPGDEP